The genomic segment GATCGGGAAGAGCGAGTCATCGCAGGCGATCTTGGACAGCAGCATCCAGGACTGCGCGGTGAAGACCGCCGCCGGGTACGTCCGGATGTCGCCCGCCGCGTCGGTGACCGTGATCCGGTTGCCCGCGGTGCGGTGCAGCCGGGTGACCGCCGGGCGCGGTGTGCCGCCGTGCAGCGACGACAGCGACGTGCCGCGCTCCCAGTGGATGAGCTTGTCCGGCTCGCGGTCCCACAGCCGCAGCGGCAGCTGCTGACTGCCGCCGACGATGCCGTGGTGGTCGTCGTCGGCGCCGGTGTAGACGACCCGCAGGATCTCCAGGATGGAGTTGGGGAAGTCGGTGTCCCAGCCGCCGGTGCCGAAGCCGACCTGGCCGAATATCTCCCGGTGCCGGAAGGACTTGAAGGCCGGGGAGTCGCAGAGGAACCCGTAGAACGTCTGGTTGTCGAGCTTCTCGACCAGCGCGGACCAGATCTCGCGGATGACGGGGACGTCGCGCTCGCGCAGGGCGCGCTGCATCGCGGAGAAGTCCGCGCCGTCCTCCAGGCACGCGTTCCAGGCGTGCATCACCTGGTGGTAGACCTCGGGCAGGTCGTCGACGGACGTGGCGTAGTGCGACTCGCCCTTGAGGTCGACGACGGTGGAGGGGGTGCCGGGCGACAGCGGGTTGGGGAACGGCCGGGTCTGCAGGCCCACCAGGTCCACGTAGTACTGGAAGGCGGTGGACGACGGCGGGAAGCGCATCGCGCCCATCTCCGCGGTCAGGTCGGCGTCGCAGCCCTCGAAGCCGACGGTGCGCAGCCGGCCGCCGATCCGGTCCGCCTCGTAGACGACGGGCTTGAGGCCCATCTTCATCAGCTCGTAGGCCGTGATGATGCCGGAGAGCCCGCCGCCGATGACCGCGACCTCGGTGCCGTGCTCGGTCGCCGGTACGGCGCCGAGCCCGGCCGGGCTCGCCAGGTAGTCGTCGTAGGCGTAGGGGAAGTCCGGCCCGAACATCGTGATCGGGGGCTCGGCCTGCGCCTGGACGTGCTGCTCGTCATGGACCGCGGTGGGCACGGACGTCATCGGGGGGTGTCTCCTCGCGAAAAAAGGGGTCAGACGAACGTCAGACGAGCGTGCCGTACAACTCGGGCCGCCGGTCGGGCAGATACGGGGTCTCGTCCCGCGCGGCCCGCAGCAGCTCCGGGTCGGCGTCGGCGATCACCAGCTCCTCGCCGGTGCCGGCCCGGGCGCGGACGGTGCCGTCGGGCCCGGCCAGACAGCTGAGCCCGGTGAAGTGGAACTCGCCCTCGGCGCCGCAGCGGTTGGCGTAGGCCAGATGCAGCTGGCTTTCGTACGCGCGGGCCGGGACGAGGGTCTGTGCGACGAACTCGTACGGGCGCATCAGCGCCGTGGGGACGACGAGCAGGTCGGTGCCCGCGAGGGCATGGGCCCGGACGTTCTCCGGGAATTCGACGTCGTAGCAGATCAGCAGCCCGATCCGGGTGCCG from the Streptomyces sp. RKAG293 genome contains:
- a CDS encoding NAD(P)/FAD-dependent oxidoreductase, with protein sequence MTSVPTAVHDEQHVQAQAEPPITMFGPDFPYAYDDYLASPAGLGAVPATEHGTEVAVIGGGLSGIITAYELMKMGLKPVVYEADRIGGRLRTVGFEGCDADLTAEMGAMRFPPSSTAFQYYVDLVGLQTRPFPNPLSPGTPSTVVDLKGESHYATSVDDLPEVYHQVMHAWNACLEDGADFSAMQRALRERDVPVIREIWSALVEKLDNQTFYGFLCDSPAFKSFRHREIFGQVGFGTGGWDTDFPNSILEILRVVYTGADDDHHGIVGGSQQLPLRLWDREPDKLIHWERGTSLSSLHGGTPRPAVTRLHRTAGNRITVTDAAGDIRTYPAAVFTAQSWMLLSKIACDDSLFPIDHWTAIERTHYMESSKLFVPVDRPFWLDKDEQTGRDVMSMTLTDRMTRGTYLLDDGPDRPATICLSYTWCDDSLKWLPLSANERMEVMLTSLGEIYPKVDIRSHIIGNPVTVSWENEPYFMGAFKANLPGHYRYQRRLFTHFMQDALPQDKRGIFLAGDDISWTAGWAEGAVQTALNAVWGVMHHFGGGTDATNPGPGDVYEDIAPVFLDED